The DNA segment ATGCTGTTTGTTGGAATGAGCTTTTGCCAAAAGCTCGGTATCTTGGAGAAAAGATGCAAACTCGGAAGTCAATGAAATATTTCTATGTCTATGTATTTGCTCTAACGTATTTTTTAGGCCGTCATAAACGTCTTTCCAACCGCTATTAATGTCGGTAAAACGGGTAACCGCCTTACCATCAGTTGGTAACGCAAGTAATTCTTTCAAATCTGGGTCATCCAGCCAACCACAATCAGATACGATGATGGGGACTACTGAAATCCCTTTTTTGTCCACTAATTCTAAAGCATTCTCTTTTTCATTTTGGCAGGCCTTCGATGCAAGAAAATTTGCAGACACAAATAGGCAGATAACGTCAGCATCTTCTAAGTTGTTATCAATTTGCGCATTAAACTTGGAACCGGGCAGAATTTTCCTATCATACCAGTCTTCCACCAAACCGTTATTTTTTAAAGGAGAGATATGTGTGCGAAATGTATTAACATGGCATTCATCAAGGTGAGAATAGCTTATGAATGTTTTTAACGCTTTATTTTCCTGCATTTATGGAGGCCTCCAAAATAAATTCTGTTCTGTCTATGCAATTGTACTAATTTACATGACTAATGTACAAAGAAAAATTGTAGATATAGCTATTGAGGTTCTTCCACTTCTCCTGCCCCCCCCACTGTCCCCCCCACAAACTAACCAATTGACTTTTCACCCCGCCCGACTTAGCATTGACACCTGCGAAACAGGCATTGCGTCTGCAGCATGGGTCGTGCCCGCGCTGCAATTCGCATCCAAACATGATTCAACCAGGCAAAGCGATGTTCACAGGATTGATCGAAAAAGTCTCAGCCGTAAAGACAGTTCGGCCCACCGCGGGCGGCAAGGTCTTTACCATCGACCTCGGCCCGCTCGCTGAAGATGCGCACCTCGGCGACAGCATCGCCGTTAACGGCGTATGCATGACCATAACCGCGATCACAGGCACGATCGCGGATTTCGACGTCTCAGGCGAGACGCTCCGCAAATCCACCCTCGACTCGCTCCGTGTTTCCGCACCCGTGAACCTCGAACGCGCGATGGCGATGGGCCAGCGCTTCGGCGGCCACATCGTCCAGGGCCACGTCGACGGCGTCGCGACAATCCGCACCATCGAGACCAAGGGCGACTTCTGGGACATCACCTTCGCCGCCGACAGCGAAATACTCGATGAGATCGTCCCAAAGGGCTCGGTCGCGGTCAACGGCATCAGCCTCACCGTCGCCCGAATGGACGCAAACTCGTTCTCGGTCGCCCTGATACCGACCACCATAAAAGACACAAACCTCGCTTCGGCAAAGGTTTACGACAAGGTCAATATCGAAACCGACATCGTCACTAAGGTCGTAAAAAAACAGGTCGAAAAGATACTTCCCGACAAGGCCGGCAAAACGCTCACCGTAGATAAACTTAGAGAACTCGGTTTTTAGCCAGGCGATCACATGACACCCACAGGCCACAGCGCACTAGACAACCGCATCGTCATCGGCATCACGATGGGCGATCCGGGAGGCGTAGGGCCAGAGATAATCGTTAAAGCTTTGTCAGACGCCAACTTACGTCGCGAAGCCAAGTTTATCATCTTCGGCTCGGACGAACAACTGCAGTACGCAGCCGACCTCGCGGAGGTCGAGCCCTACTGGATACGCCATCAGCACGAGAAGATCAGCCGCGACTACCCGCGCCACGTAGTGGTCGCCGATTACGACGAATACGCCATCCCAGGCTGGATCCACAGCCCCAACAAAGTCTCGGGCGAAGCGTCCATAAAGTATTGTGTGGACGCGATTAAGGCCGCCCAGGAGGGCATAATCGACGGTGTCGTGACCGCGCCTATCTCCAAGGTGAGCTGGACGATGGCAGGCGCGAAATGGCCGGGCCATACGGAGATGTTCGCCGACCAGTGCAAGTCCCGCCGAAAGGCGATGATGTTCGTCGGCGGGCCGTTAAAGCTCGCGCTGGCGACGATACATGAGGGTTTGTTCGAAATCCGCCACCACTTCACGATGGGGTGCGTCTTCGAACCGATAGACCTTCTCAATACTGCACTTAAGGAATATTTCGGTGTTGAAAATCCGCGCATCGGTGTTGCCGGCCTCAACCCGCACGCCGGTGAGGACGGCCAGTTCGGCGATGAGGAAGAGCGGATAATAAAGCCCACGATCACCATGGCACGCGAGGTGGGCATCGACTGCGAAGGGCCGTTTCCAGCCGATACCTTGTTTTTAAAGGCTGTAAGGGGCGATTTTGACGGCGTGGTGGCAATGTACCACGACCAGGGACTTATTCCGATCAAGCTGGTCGCGTTCGACAAGGCCGTAAACGTCACCATCGGCATACCGATCATCAGGACATCACCCGCGCACGGCACGGCATTCGACATCGCGGGCAAGGGTGTAGCACGCGAGGAGAGCATGAAAGAGGCGATAAAAGTGGCGATAGAGATGGCAAAAACCCGCGCGGCCAGAGATAAATAGGCTGGCTGCAAGGGTTGTGAGCAGCGGTAAAGATTGGATGGACACAGCGGAGAGCGAAACTTGCAAGTCATTGTTTGATAACGACTTGTAAGTTTGATTTTGATATTGACAACAGGTGTGAAAATGCAGACAAAACACGAAATACAGCGGCTTCTGGCGTCGGCGGGAGCACGGCCTAACAAGAAGCTCGGGCAGAATTTTCTGATCGATCTTAACCTCATGCGGCTGCTGATTGATGCGGCGGATATACGCAAAAATGATGTTGTGCTGGAGGTTGGGTGCGGTACGGGGTCGTTTACTGAGGGACTTGCGGAGGTTGCGGGGCGGGTTGTTGCGGCGGAATATGACAAGATTCTGGCGCGGATCGCGATGCAGCAGTTGCAGGATGCCGAGCACGTTACGATCGTAAATACTGATATACTAGAGAGTAAGAACAAATTGGCGCCGCAGATAGTGGAAGAATTGGCGCGGGCGAAAGCAGAGCTGGGAGGTCGGCTGCTGTTGGTGGCAAATTTGCCTTACAATGCGGGCACGTCGGTGATGGCGAACCTGGTGGGCGGAACGGGTGAGGGGCTCCAAAACCGGCCTGAGGGGGCTGAAAACGCGGTTTTTGAGGGCGAAAACGGGGTTTTGGGTGGTGGTGAGAAGGTTGGGGGCGGGGTGGGTGAGCCGGGGATTGGATTGGTGGCGGATGCGATGTATGTCACTGTGCAGAAAGAAGTTGCGCAACGGATGGTTGCTGAGCCGGGTGGTAAATTGTACGGGATATTGAGTATATTGATTGGGGCGTGCGGGGAATCGGAGATTTTACGGATATTGCCGCCTAGTGTGTTCTGGCCCGCGCCGGGGGTTGAGAGCGCGATGGTGAGTTTTGAAAGGCAGGCGGGCAAGGCCGCGAGGATCCGTAACATGAGTGTTTTTAAGGAGATAGTGAATTTGTTCATGGGGCATCGGCGGAAGATGATGCAGGCGTGTACGAAATTTGCGAAGGGAAGTGAACTGGGGGGAATTACCGACTGGGGTGATATATTTGATGAGGCCGGGGTGAACCCGCAGATGAGACCCGAGAAGGTGCTGCCGGACGAGTTTGTCGAGATCGCGAATGCGTGTGCGGTGAGGCTTGGGCGGAAGTGAGGGGGTTGGCAGTTGTGTCGCGGGGAGTGCGGTTTTTGCATTCGAAATGGGGGTTTGAGTGCGTTTGCGGGTGGATACTGTCATTTTGTGCGGGGTTTTGGGGTGGAAATATGTAGACTGGTTTAGTCCGTTTGGGTCTTTTGGATGTGTTTCGGGCTTGTTATGCGCGCGGTTTGGGGTGTTTGCGGCTGTGTGGGGGATATTGCCCAGTGTGGCGGGCTGCAATGGGGGTCGGCTGGGAAATTGTGGGGTGTTTTGCTTTTGGAAAGTGGGTGTTTTCCGCCTTTGGAAATGGGGAGAAGTGCTGAGAGTGGACACCTGGTAAATAGGACATTGGGTTAAATCGGCTGATTTCGGGTGATTTTGAGGGGGCAAAAGTAGGGTAAAAACGAGCAAAAGTGGTATATAGGTGGGGTAAAAATGGAGTAAAAGTGGGCAAAAGCTGACAGGCTGTTTCCTACCTGTCAAGTGGGAGATTCTTTAAAGACAGTTTTCACCACGAAGGGCACGAAGGAGCACGAAGATATTTTTAATGGGGCGCAAATGCAAGAATACAAGACCGTCTTCTGTCTGTGTTTCCAATGGGTACGCCAAAAGAAGATGATATGGTAGGCACACATATGCTTGTTATTTCTGCGGATTGGCTTTTGTTTTGGGTGGATCGACTGGTCGTGTGGGCGTTGGGCCGCCGCAGAATTTAACAGCCGCGCCTCCGACGTACTATCCGTTGGGTCCATTCTCGGCGGGCTATGAAATTATGCGGCTGGTGGATGCGGTAAATGGTCGGGGTGCTGGTACGTTGATCTTGGTTGGCTGAAGTTTTGTGATGATCTTTTGTTTGGCTTGACAGTTCGGGCGGTATAGGTGGATTTCAACCATGGGCTGAAGATGCGGGGTAAACACGTCTTGAGAGCGTAAGTCGTTGCTGCTGAATAGGTTAAAGGCCAAGGTTCAGTCCGAGAGACTTCAAGAAAAATAGCGGCATAAAAGTAATCTCTTTACAAAATATGCCACTCTAGGTATATTAGGTTTTCTAATACAGGAGCTATGGTGATTCGACTTGCTTTTTCTTAGTGTCTTTTTTCCAAATTTGAATGTCGTAAAGGCTTTGTACTATTAACAAAGTGCCAAGTTTGTTGTCAAAACTGAAAAATTATCATTTTGATGCATTGACTATCAGACCAAATTAAGTTAAAAGTTAATTTTTATGACTAAGGGATTGAACAATCTGGTCGATAATGGATTATTAGAATTGGCGATGTATTACCGTCCTGGTGACAAGTACGCTTTTTGTTTTTACGTTCAAACCAGTGGCCGTGTGCCCGTTAAGAATCTATTGGAGGATCTGAATAGGACCGGAAAGTTGCATGAAAGTGAAAGTAAGGGTTGGGGAGGCAAGAATGTTGTGGCCAGATTGTTTCGAACGATCGGAAACCTTGCCCAAGGAAAGGTGGTTAGTAGGTCGTTTTATAAGAAATTAGATAAAACTTTATGGCAGTTCACATGCTATGACATTAGGTTTTTGGCGTTTCACGATGGGAACGCAATAGTGCTTGTTAGTGGTTTTGAGAAAAAGACACAAGAGACGCCGGAAAAAGAGAAGAAGAAGGCAAGAAAACGGCACAAAGAATATTTAAAACGTAAGCGACAACTTTAAACTGTATGCTTGCAAGTGAAAGGGCACACAAATGACTCGACCATTTTTTGATGAGTTTTTTGCGGATGGCGATAATCGTAAGATAGCAGAGCAAGAGCAATTACTAATGGATGTTGCGGGAATGCTTTCCGAATTAATGGGAAAAAAAGGTGTCAAGAATAAGGAACTTGCGGAAACGCTTAACAAAAAAGCTCCACAGGTGACACAGTGGCTTTCTGGAACCTGCAATATGACGCTTAGAACTTTATCTGACATCCTCTACGCATTAGATACCAAACTGCAAGTTAAGCCACAACCTCTTATCGATGAAATAGTTGTAGACTACAAACGTTCTGCCGCTGGCAATCGGGCTATCGACAGATATCTTTGCCGCAAGGGAGATAATTTTGTAGTACGCTTTGAAGGGAAAGACCGTACTGCTGGATGTTGGCGTGAACAACCAATGAACGTTCGAAAACAAACAAGGTTGAAAGCGATTTAATATGAACTCAGAA comes from the Anaerohalosphaera lusitana genome and includes:
- a CDS encoding type II toxin-antitoxin system RelE/ParE family toxin, giving the protein MTKGLNNLVDNGLLELAMYYRPGDKYAFCFYVQTSGRVPVKNLLEDLNRTGKLHESESKGWGGKNVVARLFRTIGNLAQGKVVSRSFYKKLDKTLWQFTCYDIRFLAFHDGNAIVLVSGFEKKTQETPEKEKKKARKRHKEYLKRKRQL
- the pdxA gene encoding 4-hydroxythreonine-4-phosphate dehydrogenase PdxA; the protein is MTPTGHSALDNRIVIGITMGDPGGVGPEIIVKALSDANLRREAKFIIFGSDEQLQYAADLAEVEPYWIRHQHEKISRDYPRHVVVADYDEYAIPGWIHSPNKVSGEASIKYCVDAIKAAQEGIIDGVVTAPISKVSWTMAGAKWPGHTEMFADQCKSRRKAMMFVGGPLKLALATIHEGLFEIRHHFTMGCVFEPIDLLNTALKEYFGVENPRIGVAGLNPHAGEDGQFGDEEERIIKPTITMAREVGIDCEGPFPADTLFLKAVRGDFDGVVAMYHDQGLIPIKLVAFDKAVNVTIGIPIIRTSPAHGTAFDIAGKGVAREESMKEAIKVAIEMAKTRAARDK
- a CDS encoding riboflavin synthase, whose amino-acid sequence is MFTGLIEKVSAVKTVRPTAGGKVFTIDLGPLAEDAHLGDSIAVNGVCMTITAITGTIADFDVSGETLRKSTLDSLRVSAPVNLERAMAMGQRFGGHIVQGHVDGVATIRTIETKGDFWDITFAADSEILDEIVPKGSVAVNGISLTVARMDANSFSVALIPTTIKDTNLASAKVYDKVNIETDIVTKVVKKQVEKILPDKAGKTLTVDKLRELGF
- a CDS encoding ribosomal RNA small subunit methyltransferase A → MQTKHEIQRLLASAGARPNKKLGQNFLIDLNLMRLLIDAADIRKNDVVLEVGCGTGSFTEGLAEVAGRVVAAEYDKILARIAMQQLQDAEHVTIVNTDILESKNKLAPQIVEELARAKAELGGRLLLVANLPYNAGTSVMANLVGGTGEGLQNRPEGAENAVFEGENGVLGGGEKVGGGVGEPGIGLVADAMYVTVQKEVAQRMVAEPGGKLYGILSILIGACGESEILRILPPSVFWPAPGVESAMVSFERQAGKAARIRNMSVFKEIVNLFMGHRRKMMQACTKFAKGSELGGITDWGDIFDEAGVNPQMRPEKVLPDEFVEIANACAVRLGRK
- a CDS encoding helix-turn-helix domain-containing protein; the protein is MTRPFFDEFFADGDNRKIAEQEQLLMDVAGMLSELMGKKGVKNKELAETLNKKAPQVTQWLSGTCNMTLRTLSDILYALDTKLQVKPQPLIDEIVVDYKRSAAGNRAIDRYLCRKGDNFVVRFEGKDRTAGCWREQPMNVRKQTRLKAI